tataatcatataatcatataatcatacctttaataatattatattcaattaaaattataaaaaaattggttaaTCATATTTGTTTGATAGTCGAACTTATATAATtcctaattattttcaatttgctaagatttttttatatgaggcaacaaaaacgaaaaaaatgaaaaatattcgcagaacaatattaatacttggatataatttaattaataaaaaattataaaaattgtaaaatataagtaaatttgaaatttttatgttttgtgtTAATGTATCAATTCTTTAAACTTTTAGATTGTAAAACCAAAACAAGGTTGTGCTTTTGCTCTGCAATATCAAACGATTTTATATGTTAGtattatgattaatttattaacttctATATGTACTTGTTGGTACTTGTTGTTCTATGTGTACTTGTTATAATACAGGTTGTATTGCTCACGAACATGGGCGTCCCCCCAAGGGGGGGCAAGTGTGACCCTCCTCTCTAGAGTCAGTTTATTcgactaattaaatattaattaaatactttatttcaaacttttaaaaaagttttatttgttttatttcaaaaaaattatttacttaaaaaaattttaattaatttactttaaaaaacttcTAAAGGATTTGAATTCTTAACAAAGTACAtaaatacaacaaaatataaaaatatgtataacaaaataatgaaaaaatgtttaacaaaaaacaaaaaatcctTTCTCGATTTACACCTATTTTGTCACaggtaaaaaaagataaataatattaaattgatcttCAATCATGTGAATTCCATGATGGAAAGCTATATAATTAGACAAAATCGTAGATTGTACTCGATCTTTAGAAAActaataatgaatatttttctacaaattacCTGCATTTATTTACGTCATTCCTTTTTAAACcaacaaaaatttgtaaattataaaaaaatttataataaaaaaatactacacAAAGGAAATAATCCCATAAGAATTGCCACAATCAGTTTTGATTTTGCtcaagttaaatattattttaatactttcaaaaataattattaacatttgcagtaattttaataacataaattttttgcagcaAACATAACActatgatatttataaaattataaaattgtccaataatttttattacaaaaataatttttatcacaaacgtaatatttttctattataatttaaaatgttttgagaGTTAGCCATTTATTACAGACGTCAATAGAGGATGCATATTTTTTCTACGTTGAATGTTCAACCAAAATCCATTCTCCGGCAGCGCTGTTAGATTTCTGCTAAATTTTATTGGAGACGCAGTTTTTGCGGAAGGTTTCAGCTCACATCGCGCTAGTAAGTGAAACAGTAGAACTTTGACTTCCAGCATGGCGAACCTGTTAGCTATACACATTCTAGGTCCTAATCCAAATGGCATGTAATGTGAGCAATTGATGTAatgcattttgttatttaaaaacctTTCTGGACAAAATTTCTCCGGATTATCATAGTACTTTTTATCACGATGTATCGCGTAAACCGGGATCCAAAAAATCGTATCTTTCTTCACGACAAATGATTTCTCGCCTGGCAATGCAGGTGGTAAGTCATAAGATTTGTTGCATGTTCTTTCTAAGAACATAATTGGTGGATATAATCTGAGAGTCTCGCTTATCACCGCTTCTAAATATTCGAACTGGTTAATAGATTCGTAAGATACTTCTCCATTCGACTTCTCCAAAACCTTGTCGACCTCTTGCTGCAATTTGGTCTGAACTTCTGGGTTAGCTGCAATCTCATGAGCTGCAAACGACATCGTGGTTGAGCTAGTATCAAAGCCACCAAAGAAAAAGACGAAAGCCTGCGCAGTCATTTCGTCGATGTCTAGTTCTCTACAACCTTCCTTGCCTCTGATATCCATCATTAACTGCAGCATATCCGGGCGTGTAATGTGCTCTGCGTCACGAGTAGCAATTGTAGTCTCTACGAtgtccttaaaaaaatttgatatgtaATCGTTGATAAGCTTTATCTTGAGAATTTTTCCAAGAGTTGGGAAAGTTCTAAGCAAAAGGAACTTGAAGGCACGGAAGTTAGTCGCTTCCTTGCCGTAAACGTAGAACTTGTTTGTCGGATCTTTCAtagagttaattttaattccaaAGGCACATGTAGCGATGACGTCGTTCGTATATTTAGAGAAGGCGTCTTTCGTGTTCATTTCACATTTGTCTTCCGATAATGTCGATAGAAATTTACCAAAATCCTTAGCACATTCCGACATCAGCGTGAACATCATTTTCATCTTGCTGGACGTGAAAGACGGACTCAGTAGGGCTCTCACATTTCGCCACTTTTCCCCATgcagagaaaataaattttttgcaaataaaggATCATTCAAATCAGAAAAGCCACGACGATCTGGAAATGAATCAAAATTCTTGACAAGGATAGACTTAATGAGGTCTGGATCGCGAATCAAAAAGACTGGATTTGTCGTGGCGTAGAATCCATAATATTTTGCGTCAGGAATGAAATCGTATATCTTCAAAGCGAAATCGGCGAATGACACTCGACGAAATACAAGTGACGTCATAGTACCAAGTATTGGAACAGGCGGTATGTGTATAAGaccatttcttttaaaaaaattgaaatttctaaaaagataaaaaatactcaacaCACCAATCACTATTGATAAGAATATTGACCAATATTccattgcaaaaaattgttaaaaaatgtttttctacgATTTCTTTGTAAACGTTTCTTGATAAGTGATCGACTGAAAGCACTAGTGATACTGCCGACACGAATCGTTGCAGACAACTGTTCGCATACGCGGCAGTTCCTGTCTATTAATATACTCCTATCTTTCTACCGCAAAGTTTTCATAAGCTGATATTATGTAAGATTAATCAGCATTGATACTTTTCGATTCGAATCACTAAATGACCAAATTTTACTGACCAAGATTGTGTCATATGTTGCaatattagtatattattatttgaacatGTAATTACTTGTTGTGGATGCTAAATGTGTGCAttcgtatacatatatattatgtataattaaactatttatatgtaaattatgtgtaaattcgtagaaaaaaatgagatattCACATgattatgtttatattgtaatttaaagaataacttatataattgttgcacttaatattattattataagaatattattaaataatatttaaaacggtGTTTGAAGGTATTTGTTGCTTTAGTTATTATAGCattatacacggagagaattttcttttaaaaattactctgaaaattgtggtaattgtaggacaacgtaaacctttaagaattttactatacttttgacaaaatttactaaaattttaataaaatttaacaaaatttttgtaaattttactatacttctaacaaaatttactaaaactttgtgaaaatttattaaaattttactaaatttgagtaaatttgagtaaattttatctaaagtatggtaaaatttttcaaggtttacgttgtctcacaattaccacgattttctgggtaatttttaagagaaaattctctccgtgtataatTTAGCATTatatacccagtgaacacattttatagcggtaatataacatggaagttacatgtaatttaacattgttattcttgtgatatgtaggtgctatatgacatagAAATAatctgttacgtaatatttgttatacgcaagtgatatagctgttatacattgttttggcgttatagttatttaacaaaaattgtataatcgtaacataacacgttcgtatcaatgttattacggaacgatgcatcgtagttgactcagaaatcagacaacattataacatcctgaataacagatctatttgataataaaaaaaattattataaagataatgttttcaaaaataatggtttgtctacaattactgcgcacaaaaaatgcacaaaattgaAATTCATCACGTgctaaacaaaaacagaataacaaatgtatactattcaattttttcttagaattacgatctatatagttaaccatcttattaatcatttgaacgcttcaaagattagtgctaaatagatcgcaatttccatcaaattaattattaaggttatagaaaaagataaatttaacaatgaaattaataagtaaataaatttatgctatttatttttaatatgttttgcaaaatttaattgcttttataaaaaataatatagttgcgtcagtttataacatataagaatatgtagacaataacaagtacccatatcgatgagtcaaattggcgtagcaggtaaagtacaaggttcgtcatcctaaggtcccgggttcaaacctagcagcagcaagtaagaataaaataaaaaattacataatttaaatttaattaattaataaaaatttattctaaatgtagtatgtgctgttaataaaaataatttcaaaaaaataaaatttttattttattttatttttctttgtaactgtagtgtaacggttagataacatgtaattataacatgttatattgctgagtcggaaattgtaacttacatgtaagttacgtggaatttcagagtaacgtaacctgttatattcggttacattgctgttacactgctgctatattactgtgtccaCTGGGTATAATAGCATTAGATAATTTCGAATCtgataaactaaaattattcattctgGAATGATTCTGAGtggatttttttactttataatgcTATAGTtaatactgtaaaaaattaaaaagttttatatttattcgcgGTTTTGTTAATCCGGGAGTGACagagttaccgacatttttgggggaacttggattttcgtattgaaataacagaatgcaaaatccttttacaggattaaagtacgcacaaaaatgaaagagacgacgtacgatttgttctgataaataaaaaaaaattgttatttattagtcacctaacgacaatatttgctttatacaaaaaatcgacagtttatatgtataaaataatcactttgCTCCCTAAAAAAAACTCTCAggaataatatcgtgcaattagaaataagattagaagcctagaaaaaagattcgcattccgcaaattgaaaaataaaaaaatgaaaatttaggttatgtacacgtaaaaagtcgataaatagagcaatatgagaaaaaattttttcgttttcaatataaaatttaattcatagattgatattaatatgtgtactttaattctagaaaagaatttctaaatctatataagaaatacatacactaaaaaaaaaagtaatatattcaataagatatattattgcgggctgccaattacagatatactcaatacaataatatatgctgttgcagtatcaacattgtacttgc
This DNA window, taken from Monomorium pharaonis isolate MP-MQ-018 chromosome 6, ASM1337386v2, whole genome shotgun sequence, encodes the following:
- the LOC105832922 gene encoding cytochrome P450 9e2 — its product is MEYWSIFLSIVIGVLSIFYLFRNFNFFKRNGLIHIPPVPILGTMTSLVFRRVSFADFALKIYDFIPDAKYYGFYATTNPVFLIRDPDLIKSILVKNFDSFPDRRGFSDLNDPLFAKNLFSLHGEKWRNVRALLSPSFTSSKMKMMFTLMSECAKDFGKFLSTLSEDKCEMNTKDAFSKYTNDVIATCAFGIKINSMKDPTNKFYVYGKEATNFRAFKFLLLRTFPTLGKILKIKLINDYISNFFKDIVETTIATRDAEHITRPDMLQLMMDIRGKEGCRELDIDEMTAQAFVFFFGGFDTSSTTMSFAAHEIAANPEVQTKLQQEVDKVLEKSNGEVSYESINQFEYLEAVISETLRLYPPIMFLERTCNKSYDLPPALPGEKSFVVKKDTIFWIPVYAIHRDKKYYDNPEKFCPERFLNNKMHYINCSHYMPFGLGPRMCIANRFAMLEVKVLLFHLLARCELKPSAKTASPIKFSRNLTALPENGFWLNIQRRKNMHPLLTSVING